Proteins encoded by one window of Arachis hypogaea cultivar Tifrunner chromosome 1, arahy.Tifrunner.gnm2.J5K5, whole genome shotgun sequence:
- the LOC112698020 gene encoding replication protein A 32 kDa subunit B isoform X2 encodes MYASQFDGNAAFSGGGFMPSQTTQSHDSSSTFPTSRNRDAQSLLPLTVKQINDAYNSSDNKSNLIVDGVDVNTVTLVGRVCNKNGMITEVHFVLDDGTGRIECNKWLQEAAESNEVDGIMDGVYVRLHGQLKGLNGKRILNVFSFRPVTDFNEIASHFIECIYVHLYNSKLKAAVPNQQHVTNSTPITPTKGYQVLPPNQHNNGQPRFEEMVLDFLHLPPHSASEGGVSIKLIEEQLRLPKDKLMLAIKNLIDEGQIYEAISDHYKSTING; translated from the exons ATGTATGCCAGCCAGTTTGACGGCAACGCCGCCTTCTCCGGCGGCGGTTTCATGCCCTCTCAGACCACTCAGTCCCATGACTCTTCCTCCACCTTCCCTACTTCCAGA AATCGGGATGCTCAGTCGTTGCTACCTTTGACGGTGAAGCAGATAAACGATGCGTATAACTCGAGCGATAATAAATCCAATTTGATTGTCGATGGTGTTGATGTCAACACT GTTACACTCGTAGGAAGGGTATGCAACAAAAATGGGATGATTACTGAAGTTCATTTTGTCCTTGATGATGGCACTGGAAGGATTGAGTGTAATAAATG GCTTCAAGAAGCAGCGGAATCAAATGAAGTGGACGGTATCAT GGATGGAGTATATGTGCGTCTTCATGGACAATTAAAAGGCCTTAATGGGAAAAGGATTTTGAATGTTTTCTCGTTTAG GCCTGTGACTGACTTTAATGAGATTGCCAGCCATTTCATTGAATGTATATATGTTCATCTCTACAATTCCAAGCTAAAG GCTGCTGTTCCTAaccagcaacatgttacaaattcaaCACCAATAACACCCACAAAAGGTTACCAAGTTCTCCCACCAAATCAA CATAACAATGGTCAGCCGAGGTTCGAAGAAATGGTCCTGGATTTTTTGCATCTTCCCCCACACAG TGCATCGGAAGGGGGAGTCTCTATTAAACTTATTGAAGAGCAACTACGACTTCCTAAGGACAAGCTgat GTTGGCTATCAAAAATCTTATTGACGAAGGCCAGATTTATGAAGCTATAAGTGATCACTATAAGTCAACCATCAATGGTTGA
- the LOC112698020 gene encoding replication protein A 32 kDa subunit B isoform X1, protein MYASQFDGNAAFSGGGFMPSQTTQSHDSSSTFPTSRNRDAQSLLPLTVKQINDAYNSSDNKSNLIVDGVDVNTVTLVGRVCNKNGMITEVHFVLDDGTGRIECNKWLQEAAESNEVDGIMDGVYVRLHGQLKGLNGKRILNVFSFRPVTDFNEIASHFIECIYVHLYNSKLKAAVPNQQHVTNSTPITPTKGYQVLPPNQFSGQHNNGQPRFEEMVLDFLHLPPHSASEGGVSIKLIEEQLRLPKDKLMLAIKNLIDEGQIYEAISDHYKSTING, encoded by the exons ATGTATGCCAGCCAGTTTGACGGCAACGCCGCCTTCTCCGGCGGCGGTTTCATGCCCTCTCAGACCACTCAGTCCCATGACTCTTCCTCCACCTTCCCTACTTCCAGA AATCGGGATGCTCAGTCGTTGCTACCTTTGACGGTGAAGCAGATAAACGATGCGTATAACTCGAGCGATAATAAATCCAATTTGATTGTCGATGGTGTTGATGTCAACACT GTTACACTCGTAGGAAGGGTATGCAACAAAAATGGGATGATTACTGAAGTTCATTTTGTCCTTGATGATGGCACTGGAAGGATTGAGTGTAATAAATG GCTTCAAGAAGCAGCGGAATCAAATGAAGTGGACGGTATCAT GGATGGAGTATATGTGCGTCTTCATGGACAATTAAAAGGCCTTAATGGGAAAAGGATTTTGAATGTTTTCTCGTTTAG GCCTGTGACTGACTTTAATGAGATTGCCAGCCATTTCATTGAATGTATATATGTTCATCTCTACAATTCCAAGCTAAAG GCTGCTGTTCCTAaccagcaacatgttacaaattcaaCACCAATAACACCCACAAAAGGTTACCAAGTTCTCCCACCAAATCAA TTCTCTGGTCAGCATAACAATGGTCAGCCGAGGTTCGAAGAAATGGTCCTGGATTTTTTGCATCTTCCCCCACACAG TGCATCGGAAGGGGGAGTCTCTATTAAACTTATTGAAGAGCAACTACGACTTCCTAAGGACAAGCTgat GTTGGCTATCAAAAATCTTATTGACGAAGGCCAGATTTATGAAGCTATAAGTGATCACTATAAGTCAACCATCAATGGTTGA